The proteins below come from a single Demetria terragena DSM 11295 genomic window:
- the lipB gene encoding lipoyl(octanoyl) transferase LipB, which translates to MSNMQIQHLGYAPDYVDYEQAWYLQREVHAQVVSGERPNVTLLLEHPPVYTAGKLTEDHERPQDGTPVIDVDRGGKITWHGPGQLVGYPIVQLERRLDVVGHVRRLEEMLIAVCADLGLETTRVKGRSGVWLTGAGPERKVAQIGIRVSRNVTMHGFSLNVNCDLGWTDTIVPCGIADAEVTTLARELGRDVTISDVLPYVEKRLPDVVG; encoded by the coding sequence GTGTCGAACATGCAAATCCAGCACCTCGGGTACGCGCCGGACTATGTCGACTACGAGCAGGCGTGGTACCTCCAGCGCGAGGTTCACGCTCAGGTCGTCTCCGGCGAGCGGCCAAACGTCACGTTGCTGCTGGAGCACCCACCGGTCTACACGGCTGGCAAATTGACCGAGGATCATGAGCGCCCACAAGACGGCACGCCCGTCATTGATGTCGACCGGGGCGGCAAGATCACCTGGCACGGCCCGGGCCAACTTGTCGGGTATCCGATCGTGCAGTTAGAGCGCAGGCTCGACGTCGTCGGGCACGTTCGTCGCCTCGAGGAGATGCTCATCGCCGTCTGCGCCGACCTCGGTCTCGAAACGACCCGAGTCAAAGGACGCAGCGGTGTCTGGCTGACCGGTGCCGGACCGGAACGCAAGGTGGCCCAGATCGGCATCCGCGTGAGCCGGAACGTCACGATGCACGGCTTTTCGCTCAACGTGAACTGCGACCTCGGCTGGACCGACACGATCGTTCCGTGCGGCATCGCCGACGCCGAGGTGACCACGCTGGCCCGGGAACTGGGGCGAGACGTCACGATCTCTGATGTGCTGCCGTATGTCGAGAAGCGGCTGCCGGACGTCGTCGGCTGA
- the lipA gene encoding lipoyl synthase produces the protein MTVAPEGRRMLRVEAKNAETPIERKPEWIRTTAKMGPEYTAMNARVKGQGLHTVCQEAGCPNIFECWEDREATFLIGGDVCTRRCDFCDIATGRPTELDMDEPRRVAESIQEMNLRYATVTGVARDDRADGAAGLYAETIRQIHALNPNTGVEILPPDFGAKPELVGQVFDARPEVFAHNLETVPRIFRRIRPAFTYEKSLRVLTMAHEQELITKSNLILGMGEEDHEIDQALVDLHESGCDILTITQYLRPSKMHHPIDRWVKPEEFVHWSDRAREIGFKGVMAGPLVRSSYRAGRLFTQTMAAYGRPLPENLSHLAQAASDPARQEAASLLARPVRNVS, from the coding sequence ATGACCGTCGCACCCGAGGGACGGCGCATGCTGCGCGTTGAGGCCAAGAACGCCGAAACGCCCATCGAGCGCAAACCTGAGTGGATCCGCACCACCGCCAAGATGGGCCCCGAATACACCGCGATGAACGCGCGGGTCAAAGGCCAGGGCCTGCACACCGTGTGCCAGGAGGCCGGGTGTCCCAACATCTTCGAGTGCTGGGAGGACCGCGAGGCGACCTTCCTCATCGGTGGGGACGTGTGTACGCGCCGGTGCGACTTCTGCGACATCGCCACCGGGCGCCCCACCGAACTCGACATGGACGAACCGCGGCGAGTCGCCGAGTCAATCCAGGAGATGAACCTTCGGTATGCCACCGTCACTGGCGTCGCGCGCGATGACCGCGCCGACGGTGCCGCCGGGCTCTACGCCGAAACGATCCGTCAGATCCACGCCCTCAACCCCAACACCGGCGTAGAGATCCTTCCCCCCGACTTCGGTGCCAAGCCCGAACTGGTGGGGCAGGTCTTTGACGCCCGTCCGGAAGTCTTTGCGCACAACCTGGAGACGGTGCCGCGCATCTTCCGGCGCATCCGTCCGGCGTTCACCTATGAGAAGTCCCTGCGCGTGCTGACGATGGCGCACGAGCAAGAGTTGATCACCAAGTCCAACCTCATCCTCGGGATGGGCGAGGAAGACCACGAGATCGATCAGGCGCTGGTCGACCTGCACGAGTCCGGTTGCGACATCCTCACCATCACGCAGTACCTCCGCCCCTCGAAGATGCACCACCCGATCGACCGGTGGGTCAAGCCCGAGGAGTTCGTGCACTGGTCGGACCGTGCGCGTGAGATCGGCTTCAAGGGCGTCATGGCGGGTCCGTTGGTTCGGTCCTCTTACCGTGCTGGGCGGCTGTTCACCCAGACGATGGCGGCGTACGGCCGACCGTTGCCCGAGAACCTGAGCCACCTCGCCCAGGCCGCATCCGATCCCGCACGCCAGGAAGCAGCGTCGTTGCTGGCCCGCCCGGTGCGCAACGTATCCTGA